The nucleotide sequence GGCGTCGCCGGGGACACGAAAGCAGTGCTGGAGCACGACCTGGAACAGGCGTTCACTCTCCCCATCGACCACCTCAGCGCCTACGCCCTCACCATCGAGGAGGGGACCCCCTTCTCCGCGACGCCGGAGGTCGCCGACGAGAAACTGCCGCTGACCGCATGGCTCTTCGGGCAGATCAAAGCGCACGGTTTTGAGCAGTACGAGATCTCGAATTTCGGCCGCTACCGCTCCCGCCACAACCTCGGCTACTGGGAGTACAAGCCCTACATCGGCCTGGGTGCCGGCGCCGTCGGCTGCATCGACTCCGTCCGCTACTACCCCCACCGCGACGTCGAAGCCTACATCGCCGACCCCCTTTTCCGTACGACCGAACCCCTCGATGCGGAAGCGGTCAAAACCGAACACCTCTTTCTCGGCCTGCGCTCCGTCGTAGGCGTCCCTGAAACGCTGCTCGAGCCGGAGGAGCTGCAGCGCGCCCGCTGGCTCGAAGAGGAGGGAAAACTGCGCTTCGAGGGCGGCCGTTTTTACAATACGGACTACCTGCTCAGTGACGAGATCGTCCTCTACCTTCAGGGCTGAATGCGCCTGTTCGCCTCCCCTTAAACCTCCTATGCTATAATCCCGGATCATAAATTTAACTAAGGGGAGAACCGCCGTGCAACCGCGGCGGCGCCCTGACGGGAAACGCCATGTTCGGAATGGGATTTTCGGAGATCCTTATCATCGCTATTATCGCCATCTTGTTCCTGGGACCGGACAAACTGCCCCAGACCATGGTCGATATCGCCCGTTTCTTCCGCAGTGCCAAGCGGACACTGGCTTCGGCCAAAGCTTCCATCGAGGAAGAGCTGCACGTTGATGACATCAAACGCGAAGTCAACAGCTACAAGGACAACCTGCTCGAGGAGAAAGAGAAACTGAGCAAGGCCAGCGCCTTCACCGAACTGACCGACGAATTCGACGCCGTCATCGATATGGCGGACACGACGACCGTGCAGACTCCCGCGCCCCAGAAGCCGAAAGCCGAAGCCGCCCCGGATGCCAAGAAGCCGGAAGTCGTCACCTTCAGCAAAAAGAAAAAAAGTGCCGACAACGGCAACGATACCGAGGAAGCCTAACCTATGTTCGACGAACTGCGTCCCCACCTTGTAGAACTGCGTAAACGCCTGGGCATCTCCGTCCTGACACTGATCGGCATGTTCTTCGTCATGTTCTATTTCCACGAGCCGATCCTCGAATGGATGATCCAGCCGCTTAACGATGCCCTGATCGAAGTCGGCAAAAAGTCCGTCAACGCCGCCAACGGCATGGTGACGACCAACCAGGTCGGCGGGGCCTTCTTCGTCGCCCTGAAGGTCGCCTTCTTCGCGGCACTCCTCGGCGCGCTACCGGTCATCCTGTGGCAGATCTGGCTCTTCATCGCGCCGGGACTCTACGAGAACGAAAAGAAGATGATCCTCCCCTTCGTTTTCGGCGGAACGACGATGTTCGTCGTCGGCGTCGCCTTCGCCTACTATATCGTCACCCCCTTCGGGTTCGACTTCCTCATCACCTTCGGTAGCTTCAAGTTCACCCCGCTGATCAACATCGAGGATTACGTCGGCTTCTTTACGAAGATC is from Sulfurimonas sp. HSL-1656 and encodes:
- the tatB gene encoding Sec-independent protein translocase protein TatB, producing the protein MFGMGFSEILIIAIIAILFLGPDKLPQTMVDIARFFRSAKRTLASAKASIEEELHVDDIKREVNSYKDNLLEEKEKLSKASAFTELTDEFDAVIDMADTTTVQTPAPQKPKAEAAPDAKKPEVVTFSKKKKSADNGNDTEEA
- the tatC gene encoding twin-arginine translocase subunit TatC encodes the protein MFDELRPHLVELRKRLGISVLTLIGMFFVMFYFHEPILEWMIQPLNDALIEVGKKSVNAANGMVTTNQVGGAFFVALKVAFFAALLGALPVILWQIWLFIAPGLYENEKKMILPFVFGGTTMFVVGVAFAYYIVTPFGFDFLITFGSFKFTPLINIEDYVGFFTKIMFGFGLAFELPVFAYFLALLGLVDDRQMTAFFKYAIVLIFIVAALLTPPDVLTQLLMAGPLIVLYGFSILIVRMVNPAPKEEEDEEDDEDEDEAVAPQNI
- the hemW gene encoding radical SAM family heme chaperone HemW; the encoded protein is MLLYVHIPFCDSKCHYCSFNSYVDKFGLRRDYMAALLRQLEGELARLNPAPQSIETLFFGGGTPSTVAPELYAPLFERLYPFLKPGAEITSEANPNSATPEWLAGMKALGVNRISFGVQSFDPEKLKRLGRAHTPDQALAAVTAAHSAGYEHLSIDLIYGVAGDTKAVLEHDLEQAFTLPIDHLSAYALTIEEGTPFSATPEVADEKLPLTAWLFGQIKAHGFEQYEISNFGRYRSRHNLGYWEYKPYIGLGAGAVGCIDSVRYYPHRDVEAYIADPLFRTTEPLDAEAVKTEHLFLGLRSVVGVPETLLEPEELQRARWLEEEGKLRFEGGRFYNTDYLLSDEIVLYLQG